The Spirosoma foliorum genome has a window encoding:
- a CDS encoding Crp/Fnr family transcriptional regulator codes for MENLINYLLQFGQLNPHQIDLIKSKAITKKLARDHFYFEAGKVQREVAFLTEGIIRICYYNRDGDEITKYFLDENHFVVDVNSYTLQIPTVEYAQAITDCELVIISREAMEELSMTIIGWDAIINKITVKGMADKVNRISPMLAEDATERYLNFMKTFPNLAHRIPQLYLASFLGITPTSLSRIRRQISE; via the coding sequence ATGGAAAACCTTATCAATTATCTGCTACAGTTCGGGCAACTCAACCCACACCAAATTGACCTGATCAAAAGCAAGGCGATTACAAAAAAGTTGGCCCGCGATCACTTCTATTTTGAAGCGGGAAAAGTACAGCGCGAAGTGGCTTTTCTGACCGAAGGCATTATCCGGATTTGCTACTACAACCGCGATGGCGATGAAATTACTAAGTACTTTCTGGACGAGAATCATTTCGTTGTCGATGTGAACAGTTATACGCTCCAAATTCCGACGGTAGAATATGCGCAGGCTATCACAGACTGCGAGCTGGTCATCATCTCCCGAGAAGCGATGGAGGAATTATCCATGACGATCATCGGTTGGGACGCCATTATCAACAAAATCACCGTCAAAGGTATGGCGGATAAAGTCAACAGAATCAGTCCAATGCTGGCCGAAGATGCGACCGAACGCTATCTGAATTTCATGAAGACATTCCCGAATCTGGCTCATCGCATTCCTCAACTATACCTGGCCTCGTTTTTGGGCATTACTCCTACCTCGTTAAGTCGCATCAGACGGCAAATTAGCGAATAG